The following are encoded together in the Acidicapsa ligni genome:
- a CDS encoding CRTAC1 family protein, translating to MSGIHWVHTAGMSAMKYLPESSGAGCAFLDYDNDGWMDIYLVNSGKCDFYNPLKPLRNALYRNNRDGTFTDVTEKAGVGGGGYGMGVAVGDCNGDGLPDIYVTQYGRNILYRNNGDGTFTDITERAGVGATGWSTSAVWFDYDNDGRLDLFVCQFCEFDKSMSCPVDPDGTRHYCIPRPFKPRHSWLFHNNGDGTFTDVSKETGIAEHLGKAWGAVAADLNNDGRLDLFVSNDTVENFLFMNTGKKFEETGLTANVAYSTAGFARSGMGVDAADFNEDGWTDLFVANINDEIFSLYKNNHDGTFDDVATSMGVGSATRWMSGWGLKFFDYDKDGNLDLMLSNGFPDDMVERESHFVTYKEPLLLFHNEGNTFRNVSEQGGMVFTRKFASRGLATGDFNNDGAIDVLINVNDAAPLLLKNNAGAGNHWLGVKLVGRKCNTDAIGACVSYQAGDRIRHRMKIGGGSFLSAHDPRLVLGAGAHAKIDWVEVSWPQPSGVVERFTNLPIDRYIALVEGTGQTIKKP from the coding sequence GTGAGCGGCATACATTGGGTCCACACTGCAGGCATGTCGGCCATGAAGTATCTGCCCGAGAGCAGCGGTGCAGGCTGCGCTTTTCTTGATTACGACAACGATGGCTGGATGGATATCTATCTTGTCAACAGCGGCAAGTGTGATTTTTATAATCCACTAAAGCCTCTGCGTAATGCGCTCTATCGCAACAATCGCGACGGCACATTTACAGATGTGACTGAGAAGGCTGGCGTGGGTGGCGGCGGCTATGGCATGGGCGTTGCGGTAGGGGACTGCAACGGCGATGGTTTGCCTGATATCTATGTGACGCAGTATGGACGAAATATTCTGTACCGCAACAACGGCGATGGAACTTTCACGGATATTACGGAAAGAGCGGGCGTCGGAGCTACGGGTTGGAGTACGAGCGCCGTTTGGTTTGATTATGACAACGATGGGCGGCTCGATCTTTTCGTCTGCCAGTTCTGCGAATTCGACAAGAGCATGAGCTGTCCGGTTGATCCAGATGGAACGCGGCATTACTGTATCCCGCGCCCATTCAAGCCGCGTCATAGCTGGCTCTTTCACAACAATGGCGACGGTACATTTACGGATGTAAGCAAAGAGACCGGTATTGCGGAGCATCTGGGTAAAGCGTGGGGAGCCGTGGCTGCGGATCTCAATAACGACGGCCGCCTGGATTTATTTGTCTCCAATGATACGGTTGAAAATTTCCTATTCATGAATACTGGGAAGAAGTTTGAAGAAACCGGTCTTACTGCGAATGTTGCTTATAGCACTGCTGGTTTTGCGCGCTCTGGAATGGGCGTAGATGCCGCTGATTTTAATGAGGACGGATGGACGGATCTCTTTGTTGCGAACATCAACGATGAGATTTTTTCGCTCTATAAAAACAATCATGATGGCACGTTTGATGATGTCGCAACGTCGATGGGTGTAGGCAGCGCTACGCGATGGATGAGCGGATGGGGATTGAAGTTTTTTGATTATGACAAGGATGGGAATCTCGACCTGATGTTATCGAATGGATTTCCAGATGACATGGTTGAGCGGGAATCTCATTTTGTTACTTACAAGGAGCCGCTGCTACTGTTTCATAACGAAGGCAATACGTTCCGAAATGTAAGTGAGCAGGGAGGTATGGTCTTCACTCGGAAGTTTGCTTCCCGTGGGCTTGCAACGGGGGATTTCAACAATGATGGCGCTATCGATGTGCTAATCAATGTAAATGATGCGGCTCCTCTACTGCTCAAAAACAATGCGGGGGCAGGCAATCACTGGCTTGGTGTGAAGCTGGTGGGCCGTAAGTGCAATACGGATGCTATCGGCGCGTGTGTGAGTTATCAGGCGGGAGATAGGATTCGCCATCGCATGAAAATTGGGGGCGGAAGTTTTCTGTCAGCGCACGATCCGCGATTGGTGCTCGGTGCTGGTGCGCACGCTAAGATCGACTGGGTTGAAGTGTCATGGCCGCAACCGAGTGGAGTGGTGGAGCGGTTTACGAACCTGCCGATCGATCGCTATATCGCCCTGGTTGAGGGTACTGGTCAAACAATAAAAAAGCCCTGA
- a CDS encoding thioredoxin family protein gives MSNFLDVFSTALPYSEYLATGTEEQQRRWTQVYDIAQLDATQQQLVAGFEREMKILVHSGIWCGDCVEQCPLIERIAEANSAKIDLRFAERQMTGELAEDLRVNGGSRVPVVQFFSEDGLWCATVGDRTLNRYRALALKRLGPSCPTGILPPEKSEVEATLADWLNEVERVQLMLRLTPRLREKHQD, from the coding sequence ATGTCAAACTTTTTAGATGTCTTCTCTACCGCACTTCCTTATAGCGAATACCTAGCGACGGGCACTGAGGAACAGCAACGCCGCTGGACGCAGGTCTATGACATTGCGCAGCTCGATGCTACGCAACAGCAACTAGTAGCCGGCTTTGAGCGAGAGATGAAAATTCTGGTTCATAGCGGCATCTGGTGCGGAGATTGCGTCGAGCAGTGCCCGTTGATTGAGCGCATCGCCGAAGCGAATTCTGCAAAGATCGATTTACGGTTCGCTGAACGCCAGATGACCGGTGAGCTTGCTGAAGACTTGCGCGTCAATGGAGGAAGCCGGGTTCCCGTGGTTCAATTCTTCTCTGAAGACGGATTGTGGTGCGCCACGGTGGGAGATCGGACCCTCAATCGCTATCGAGCTCTTGCCTTGAAGCGGCTTGGCCCTAGCTGCCCAACGGGGATTCTTCCTCCCGAAAAAAGTGAAGTAGAGGCGACGCTCGCAGACTGGCTCAACGAGGTCGAGCGCGTGCAGCTTATGCTGCGTCTGACTCCCAGGCTGCGGGAGAAACATCAGGATTAG
- the bshB1 gene encoding bacillithiol biosynthesis deacetylase BshB1, which produces MADAKQNQLQNDETRVDILLFGAHPDDVEWGAGGTVLKLQASGTSFGIVDLTRGEMGSRGTTEERDKEAQDAAFSVGARFRENLNLPDCGVIDSVENRKKIASVIRRWRPKMVLAPYWTDRHPDHAATGNLIRNAAIYCTLKKSNDPNPPHKSSAYLYYLLHHFTQPGMVVDISEVYDRKLELLRMHASQFSKTAEGFGVVPVGMNDYLFGLESRDRFFGSLIGVHHGEAFVSEAPLRLGSISDLPSLR; this is translated from the coding sequence ATGGCAGACGCGAAACAGAACCAACTCCAGAATGATGAGACCCGGGTAGACATTTTGCTCTTCGGTGCGCATCCTGATGATGTCGAATGGGGGGCAGGCGGAACAGTATTAAAGCTCCAGGCATCTGGCACTTCATTCGGTATCGTGGATCTCACTCGGGGTGAAATGGGGTCTCGAGGTACGACTGAGGAACGCGATAAAGAGGCGCAGGACGCCGCATTCTCGGTCGGTGCCCGGTTTCGTGAAAACCTCAATCTACCGGATTGCGGAGTCATCGACTCCGTAGAGAACCGAAAGAAAATTGCGAGTGTCATTCGAAGATGGCGTCCGAAGATGGTGCTGGCGCCCTATTGGACAGACCGTCATCCAGATCATGCCGCGACTGGAAACCTCATCCGGAATGCCGCTATCTATTGCACGCTGAAAAAGTCGAACGATCCAAATCCTCCACACAAGTCTTCGGCTTACCTGTATTACCTTTTGCACCACTTCACGCAACCTGGCATGGTCGTCGACATTTCCGAGGTCTACGACCGTAAACTCGAACTGCTTCGTATGCACGCCTCGCAATTTTCAAAAACAGCCGAGGGCTTTGGTGTGGTGCCGGTAGGAATGAACGATTATTTATTCGGGCTGGAATCTCGCGATCGGTTTTTCGGTTCTCTGATCGGCGTCCATCACGGGGAAGCATTCGTGAGCGAGGCTCCTTTGCGGCTTGGCTCAATCAGTGATCTTCCTTCACTCCGGTAG
- the rpiA gene encoding ribose-5-phosphate isomerase RpiA has protein sequence MTATEAKLLVAKRATEFIEDGMAVGLGTGSTATQFIQQLALRVEQGLRIRCVGSSKASHDLAKSLSIEMTTFRETPVLDVAVDGADEIGPGLALIKGGGGALLREKIVISAARSFIVIADSSKIVDRLGRFPLPVEVIQMATPLVERKVRDLGLEPTLRRDKDGSPHVTDEGNYILDCACGQIADPEQLAASIRGIVGVVEHGLFLGMATRALIASDEGVIEKMP, from the coding sequence ATGACAGCTACAGAGGCGAAGCTCTTGGTTGCAAAACGAGCGACCGAGTTTATTGAAGACGGGATGGCGGTTGGACTTGGCACCGGGTCGACGGCTACGCAGTTCATACAGCAACTTGCTCTTCGCGTAGAGCAAGGGTTGCGAATACGTTGTGTTGGATCTTCAAAGGCCAGCCATGATCTGGCCAAATCTCTTTCTATTGAGATGACCACATTTCGCGAGACTCCAGTTTTAGATGTTGCCGTTGATGGAGCGGATGAGATCGGTCCTGGGTTGGCTTTGATTAAAGGCGGCGGTGGTGCTCTTTTGCGCGAAAAGATCGTGATCAGCGCAGCTCGATCTTTCATCGTCATCGCGGATTCGTCGAAGATTGTCGACCGCCTCGGGCGTTTTCCATTACCGGTCGAAGTGATTCAGATGGCGACGCCTTTAGTTGAGCGGAAGGTACGAGATCTCGGTCTGGAACCGACTCTGCGGCGAGACAAGGATGGTAGTCCCCATGTGACGGACGAGGGAAACTACATCCTCGATTGCGCTTGCGGGCAGATTGCTGATCCAGAGCAATTGGCTGCTTCAATTCGCGGAATTGTTGGTGTGGTGGAACATGGTTTGTTCCTGGGTATGGCGACGCGGGCGCTTATTGCGTCGGACGAAGGAGTCATCGAGAAAATGCCATAG
- a CDS encoding tetratricopeptide repeat protein, with translation MTPDSVMFKAQGQHVKFNLACGSPSNPVAFLPMRRTRRLVLILTAAVVVCQFGSPTTAATAQQHSVGNSPGSSVKHDSKTNRRCPSQDAIEAVLGKASTFMQSAHYQDAATTLQPFSDLNCDVRVSLLLAASFDESGDIPKAKQVLQQAHSIWPMNTSIAASLAREFFGTGQIDQAAEALKGFHATAKTPAQELQLATLVFISSHQLTSAQTIAEINYKSYPSIQSLLLLANTLQLEGRFKEATSLLQPQRNTYADSPQFLITIAESEYDAVLYDTARDDLKHAIALDPKSYQAHLLLGNTLLKLNDTDKAITEYHESIELSPNQPRTYYQLALALQTKQDQDEAEAQLTKALAIDAHYAPARLEIGRILLNQSHTVDAVAQLNMAIQDNPTEEQAYFLLARAYAQLGDKDKSAAMAKRLKEIRNANWRNPSATIGNQSDSGQTSTPR, from the coding sequence ATGACACCAGATTCGGTTATGTTCAAGGCGCAGGGCCAGCACGTGAAATTCAACTTAGCCTGCGGTTCGCCTTCTAATCCCGTGGCATTCTTGCCAATGCGACGAACAAGGCGACTTGTTCTCATCCTCACCGCTGCAGTTGTTGTCTGCCAATTCGGTAGTCCAACAACTGCGGCGACGGCCCAGCAGCATAGTGTCGGCAATAGTCCCGGAAGTTCAGTAAAACATGACTCAAAAACGAACAGGAGATGTCCATCACAAGATGCAATAGAAGCGGTACTTGGCAAAGCGAGCACCTTCATGCAAAGCGCACACTATCAGGATGCCGCCACGACACTGCAACCATTTTCCGATTTGAATTGCGACGTGCGAGTGAGCCTATTGCTCGCAGCTTCTTTCGATGAAAGCGGTGATATACCTAAGGCAAAACAAGTATTGCAACAAGCTCATTCCATATGGCCGATGAATACCAGCATCGCAGCCTCACTGGCTCGCGAATTTTTCGGTACAGGTCAAATCGATCAAGCAGCAGAGGCACTCAAGGGTTTTCATGCCACTGCAAAGACGCCAGCTCAGGAGTTACAACTGGCAACCCTCGTATTTATCTCCAGCCATCAACTAACCTCCGCACAAACCATAGCCGAGATCAACTACAAATCGTATCCGTCTATTCAATCTCTGCTACTACTCGCAAACACGCTACAGCTTGAAGGTCGATTCAAGGAAGCAACCTCTCTTCTACAACCGCAGCGAAACACCTACGCAGACTCTCCACAATTCCTGATCACGATTGCCGAAAGCGAGTATGACGCAGTTCTCTATGACACCGCTCGCGATGACCTAAAGCACGCTATCGCCTTAGACCCAAAATCCTACCAGGCCCACTTACTGCTGGGAAACACACTCCTCAAATTGAACGACACAGATAAGGCGATTACCGAATATCACGAATCAATCGAACTGTCACCGAACCAGCCACGCACCTATTATCAACTCGCGCTTGCACTACAGACAAAACAAGATCAGGATGAGGCCGAAGCCCAGTTAACAAAGGCTCTGGCGATAGACGCTCACTATGCTCCTGCACGTTTGGAGATCGGTCGGATATTGTTAAATCAAAGCCATACTGTCGATGCAGTAGCTCAGCTCAATATGGCAATTCAAGACAATCCAACTGAGGAGCAAGCTTACTTTCTATTGGCTAGAGCGTACGCACAACTCGGAGACAAGGATAAGAGCGCGGCGATGGCAAAACGCCTCAAAGAAATAAGGAATGCCAATTGGCGAAACCCTTCAGCAACAATTGGGAATCAGTCGGACTCAGGCCAAACATCCACTCCCAGATAA
- a CDS encoding glutaminase family protein encodes MKTVPSTLAFLSAIFLCLGSAVSQQRPPATPLITHDPYFSIWSTTDKLTDSDTTHWTGAHQPIAGLARIDGKPYRFMGSNPDNVPAMQQNASSVTPTHTRYEFRQSGVAIELTFFTPAIMSDLDLLSRPVTYLTWSATSTDGSAHQVSILIDVDPIIAVNDRSQKVVASRNQTTLLNVISVGSRDQNLLNRSGDNLRIDWGYFHLAIPKNEDSTTAIAPNALDTFVDKGTLPTSDSLDMPESAGRSSHLTAILNFGSVNTQPVSRHLLVSYTEDYAIQYLQRNLREYWQRNNMPVEKMLDTAEDQYVALDKRGDAFDKELTADLTKVGGAHYAAIGILSYRQTIAAHGLAADANGDPMLFAKENFSNGCIATVDVLYPSAPFFLFFQPKLLEAQLLPVLEYSALARWKFPFSPHDLGQYPLANGQVYGGGEQTEDDQMPVEESGNMLILVDAVARAEGNAQLAERYWPQLTSWAKYLREKGLDPENQLTTDDFAGHVAHNANLSIKAIDALAAYADLARLLKQESVAKDYESAAKTMAGKWVGMAQEGDHYKLAFNSPGTWSQKYNLVWDIVLDYNLFPSSVRETDMTYYLTKINSYGLPLDSRADYTKLDWSIWTATLASKPEQFNAIVDPIYQWMNETPSRVPLTDWYDTKTGKQIGFQARSVVGGVFIKALSDKQLTAKWRAIAARHE; translated from the coding sequence ATGAAGACCGTCCCATCGACATTGGCTTTTCTTTCCGCTATCTTTCTCTGCCTTGGTTCGGCAGTATCGCAACAGAGACCGCCAGCCACGCCACTCATCACGCATGATCCCTACTTCAGCATCTGGTCCACGACCGATAAGCTCACAGATTCAGACACAACACATTGGACTGGAGCACATCAACCCATCGCAGGTCTGGCGCGCATTGATGGCAAGCCCTATCGCTTCATGGGCAGCAATCCCGACAACGTTCCGGCGATGCAGCAGAATGCCAGTTCTGTTACACCTACACATACGCGATATGAGTTCAGGCAGAGCGGCGTAGCAATTGAACTCACCTTCTTTACCCCCGCAATCATGAGTGACCTGGACCTGCTTTCACGCCCGGTAACGTACCTAACATGGAGCGCTACATCAACAGATGGATCCGCTCATCAGGTCTCCATTCTTATCGATGTAGATCCCATCATTGCAGTGAACGATCGCAGCCAAAAGGTCGTAGCCTCACGAAACCAGACGACTCTGTTGAACGTTATATCTGTCGGTTCTCGTGATCAGAATCTACTCAATCGCTCGGGCGATAACCTTCGCATTGATTGGGGCTATTTCCATCTCGCTATTCCAAAGAACGAAGATTCAACTACAGCGATAGCACCCAACGCATTAGATACGTTCGTCGATAAGGGAACGCTGCCCACAAGCGACTCACTCGACATGCCAGAGTCTGCAGGCAGAAGCTCTCATCTAACAGCCATACTCAACTTCGGTTCTGTCAACACACAGCCCGTGAGTCGGCACCTGCTGGTCTCGTATACCGAAGACTATGCGATTCAATATCTGCAACGTAATCTTCGCGAGTATTGGCAGCGGAACAACATGCCTGTCGAAAAGATGCTGGATACCGCAGAAGATCAATATGTCGCGCTCGATAAACGCGGCGATGCATTTGACAAAGAATTGACAGCAGATCTCACCAAGGTCGGTGGCGCGCACTACGCAGCAATCGGAATCCTATCCTATCGGCAAACGATTGCAGCTCACGGTCTCGCGGCCGATGCCAACGGCGATCCAATGCTCTTCGCTAAAGAGAACTTCTCAAACGGCTGCATTGCCACGGTTGATGTGCTCTATCCCTCCGCTCCGTTTTTCCTATTCTTCCAACCCAAGCTACTCGAAGCGCAACTGCTTCCTGTCCTCGAATACTCTGCGCTTGCACGATGGAAATTCCCTTTCTCACCACACGATCTCGGCCAGTATCCATTGGCAAATGGTCAGGTTTATGGCGGCGGTGAACAGACAGAAGACGATCAGATGCCCGTCGAGGAGAGCGGTAACATGCTCATCCTTGTCGACGCAGTTGCGCGTGCGGAGGGCAATGCACAACTCGCAGAACGCTACTGGCCACAACTTACTAGCTGGGCAAAATATCTTCGCGAAAAAGGCCTCGACCCGGAGAATCAACTTACAACCGATGACTTCGCAGGTCACGTTGCACACAACGCCAATCTCTCTATCAAAGCCATCGACGCCCTCGCCGCTTACGCAGACCTCGCACGTCTGTTAAAGCAAGAGAGCGTAGCAAAGGACTATGAGAGCGCAGCAAAAACCATGGCAGGCAAATGGGTCGGCATGGCCCAGGAGGGTGATCACTACAAGCTCGCCTTCAACAGCCCCGGCACATGGAGCCAAAAATACAACCTCGTGTGGGATATCGTTCTGGATTACAACTTGTTTCCCAGCAGCGTTCGCGAAACAGACATGACCTACTACCTAACGAAGATCAACAGCTATGGTCTTCCCCTCGATAGCCGCGCTGATTACACCAAGCTCGATTGGTCTATCTGGACTGCAACCCTGGCTTCAAAACCAGAGCAGTTCAACGCAATCGTCGACCCTATTTATCAGTGGATGAACGAGACGCCAAGCCGCGTCCCCCTGACCGACTGGTATGACACAAAGACCGGAAAGCAGATCGGCTTCCAGGCACGAAGTGTAGTTGGCGGTGTGTTCATCAAGGCGTTGTCAGATAAGCAACTCACAGCAAAGTGGCGCGCAATCGCGGCTCGACACGAATAG